A portion of the Halobacillus ihumii genome contains these proteins:
- a CDS encoding sugar ABC transporter permease, whose protein sequence is MNQKKKSVWEVTAIYIILAIVAIIIFYPLAWTVGMSFNQGSSLYSSSIIPESFSLDHYKWLFSEESDYLLWYKNSLIVSLATAIGSVILTSLVAYAFSRYQFVGRKNGLYVFLLLQMFPVMMAMVALYIFLNMIGLLDTLTGLILIYLGGQIPFNAWLVKGYFDTIPRELDQAARIDGAGHLRVFWSIMLPLAKPILAVVALFNFMMPLFDFLLPTIVLSSADNYTLAVGLYNFINDQFANNFTRFAAGSILVAVPIAAVYLYLQRFLISGLTAGGSKG, encoded by the coding sequence ATGAATCAAAAAAAGAAATCAGTTTGGGAAGTTACAGCCATTTATATCATACTCGCGATTGTGGCTATTATTATATTTTACCCTCTGGCATGGACAGTTGGGATGTCCTTTAACCAAGGAAGCAGTTTATATTCTTCCTCGATCATCCCGGAATCCTTCTCTTTAGACCATTATAAGTGGCTGTTTAGTGAAGAAAGTGATTATTTATTATGGTACAAAAACTCTCTGATTGTTTCTTTAGCAACTGCTATAGGCAGTGTGATTCTGACCTCACTGGTTGCTTATGCTTTTTCCCGCTATCAATTTGTGGGAAGAAAAAATGGGTTATATGTATTTTTGCTTTTACAAATGTTTCCGGTCATGATGGCGATGGTTGCTCTATACATTTTCTTAAATATGATTGGCTTGCTTGATACACTTACAGGCTTAATCCTTATCTATTTGGGCGGACAGATCCCTTTTAACGCTTGGCTTGTTAAAGGGTACTTTGATACGATTCCTCGCGAACTGGACCAAGCTGCCCGAATAGACGGTGCTGGTCATTTAAGAGTGTTCTGGAGTATTATGCTTCCGTTGGCCAAGCCAATTCTGGCGGTTGTTGCACTGTTCAATTTTATGATGCCTTTGTTTGATTTTCTGCTTCCAACCATCGTGCTTTCAAGCGCGGACAATTATACATTGGCGGTTGGACTGTATAATTTTATTAACGACCAGTTTGCTAACAACTTTACGAGATTTGCTGCAGGATCGATTCTAGTGGCGGTTCCTATCGCAGCTGTGTACCTTTACCTTCAACGATTCCTTATCTCCGGATTAACAGCCGGAGGGTCAAAGGGATAA
- a CDS encoding DUF2197 domain-containing protein encodes MLKTICFFCKKNYTIDRSDTQYQKILKSPETRYVCKSCNQSMQKEAQASSGLNPDDIDKYDKYLR; translated from the coding sequence ATGCTGAAGACGATTTGTTTTTTCTGTAAAAAGAACTATACAATTGATCGCTCAGATACTCAGTATCAAAAGATTCTTAAAAGCCCTGAAACGCGTTATGTGTGTAAAAGCTGCAACCAATCCATGCAAAAAGAAGCCCAGGCAAGCAGCGGGTTAAATCCGGATGATATTGACAAATATGATAAGTATTTGCGCTAG
- a CDS encoding carbohydrate ABC transporter permease encodes MILSILFAGLGQLYNRRLLKGFTFIIVELAFIVTLLESINYGLWGLRTLGTIPGTDHSIRLLVFGVLSLIGVFFALSLYIYNVVDARNQARKIQNGWKPMGLKESMRTFYDHAFPYLMTFPGLVLMIFVVIFPLLFSVLLAFTNYNLYNSPPRNLVDWVGFENFVNLATVPIWQDTFISVFSWTVVWTVVATTLQIGLGLFLALLVNDPRIKFKKLIRTILILPWAVPAFVTILIFSAMFNDDFGAINRDIIIPLLGGDGLPWLSDPFYARIAIIMVQTWLGFPFIFALFTGVLQSISKDWYEAADVDGGSRLQKFRHITLPHVMFATAPLLIMQYAQNFNNFNVIYLFNEGGPPVRGQNAGGTDILISWVYKLTFDTNNYSMAAAISIIMGLFVSGFAFYQFRRTRSFKEEGEI; translated from the coding sequence ATGATTTTGTCCATACTATTTGCAGGGCTGGGACAACTGTATAACCGCAGATTATTAAAAGGGTTTACTTTTATTATCGTTGAATTGGCTTTTATAGTAACGCTGCTAGAATCGATAAATTATGGACTATGGGGCTTACGTACCCTAGGAACCATTCCGGGGACTGATCATTCTATCCGGTTATTAGTTTTCGGTGTTCTTTCTTTAATTGGTGTTTTCTTTGCTTTATCTCTTTATATTTATAATGTGGTGGATGCAAGGAACCAGGCGCGTAAGATTCAGAATGGCTGGAAACCAATGGGCTTGAAAGAGAGTATGAGGACGTTTTATGATCATGCGTTTCCGTATTTAATGACATTCCCAGGGTTAGTTCTCATGATTTTTGTCGTGATTTTTCCGTTGCTATTTTCAGTGCTATTAGCGTTTACGAACTACAATCTATATAATTCTCCGCCTCGAAATCTAGTAGATTGGGTAGGCTTCGAAAACTTTGTAAATTTAGCCACCGTACCTATTTGGCAAGACACGTTCATCAGTGTATTTTCATGGACCGTTGTCTGGACGGTGGTAGCCACTACACTTCAAATTGGTCTTGGTCTATTTCTTGCTTTGCTTGTTAACGATCCGCGCATTAAATTTAAAAAATTAATTCGTACGATTCTAATTCTGCCATGGGCCGTACCTGCATTCGTTACGATTCTAATCTTCTCTGCTATGTTTAATGATGATTTCGGTGCCATAAACAGGGATATTATCATTCCCCTCCTTGGTGGTGACGGCCTGCCATGGTTGAGTGACCCGTTTTATGCCAGAATTGCGATCATTATGGTACAGACGTGGCTAGGATTTCCATTTATTTTTGCCTTATTTACAGGTGTGCTGCAAAGTATTTCGAAGGATTGGTATGAAGCAGCAGATGTAGATGGCGGTTCCCGTTTGCAGAAATTCAGACATATTACACTTCCGCATGTCATGTTTGCAACGGCCCCGCTACTCATTATGCAATATGCGCAGAACTTTAATAACTTCAACGTGATCTACCTGTTTAATGAAGGTGGACCTCCTGTGCGAGGGCAAAATGCCGGCGGGACAGACATTCTCATTTCCTGGGTGTATAAACTTACTTTTGACACCAATAATTACAGCATGGCAGCCGCAATTTCCATCATTATGGGCTTATTTGTCTCGGGATTTGCGTTTTATCAGTTTAGACGGACGAGATCATTTAAAGAGGAGGGGGAAATTTAA
- a CDS encoding glycoside hydrolase family 13 protein: MIKEAIYHRPKDNFAYAYDSNTLHITLQTKKNDMDAVSLVFGDPYDWKNEQWQTASRNMIKSGSTSLHDYWFIDVTPEFHRLRYGFKCTNGSETCFYTEGGIFSSLPKEIANYFCFPYVNSIDVFHAPSWVKDTIWYQIFPERFENGDATLNPEGTLPWGRHQPTPTNFFGGDFQGVIDHLDYLVELGINGIYFTPIFKAYSNHKYDTIDYMEIDPQFGDKETFRRLVQECHKRGIRIMLDAVFNHSGYYFPPFQDVLKKQEQSEYKNWFHLWDFPISPEGSQPNYDTFGFVPSMPKLNTENPQVKDYLLKVAKYWVEEFDIDGWRLDVANEVDHAFWREFRQAVKSVKPEAYILGEIWHDSMPWLQGDQFDAVMNYPFTNGAIDFFAKEEIKASEFMSSITKVLHMYPANVNEVSFNLLDSHDTPRILTLANAERKRVKLLYLFQMSFVGTPCIYYGDEIGMAGGHDPGCRGCMEWDEQNQDREMFQYVQMLIDLRKNNPVFGNGGKFRFIFSDDEQNCIAYEKFNSEHSLIFIINNSESTKLLSSKQVFSTNYEQITEWTIADGSTLNKKMKANLSQIELQRYEFRIFELKQANKL, from the coding sequence ATGATAAAAGAAGCCATTTACCATCGTCCAAAAGATAACTTCGCCTATGCGTATGACTCCAATACCCTTCACATTACGCTACAGACAAAGAAAAATGATATGGACGCTGTGTCACTTGTGTTCGGAGATCCATATGACTGGAAAAATGAACAATGGCAGACAGCGAGCAGAAACATGATAAAATCCGGGTCGACCAGTCTTCATGACTATTGGTTTATCGACGTTACACCAGAATTTCACCGGCTTCGATATGGATTTAAGTGTACCAATGGTTCTGAAACGTGTTTTTATACAGAGGGCGGCATATTCTCCTCCCTGCCTAAGGAGATTGCAAACTATTTCTGTTTCCCGTATGTAAACTCTATCGATGTATTTCATGCCCCTTCCTGGGTGAAAGACACAATATGGTATCAAATATTTCCCGAACGCTTTGAGAACGGGGATGCCACCCTGAACCCTGAAGGTACTTTACCTTGGGGACGCCATCAACCAACCCCGACAAACTTTTTTGGAGGAGATTTCCAAGGTGTGATCGATCACTTGGATTATTTAGTGGAGCTTGGCATTAACGGAATCTATTTTACTCCTATTTTTAAAGCGTATTCCAATCACAAATACGATACGATTGATTACATGGAAATCGATCCTCAGTTTGGGGATAAGGAGACTTTCCGGCGTTTAGTTCAAGAATGCCATAAACGCGGGATTCGCATTATGCTGGATGCAGTATTTAACCATAGCGGCTATTATTTCCCACCATTTCAAGATGTATTGAAAAAACAGGAGCAGTCCGAATACAAGAATTGGTTCCATTTATGGGATTTCCCGATATCACCTGAAGGGAGCCAACCGAATTATGACACATTCGGATTTGTCCCTTCAATGCCGAAACTTAATACAGAAAACCCCCAGGTAAAGGATTATTTGCTGAAGGTGGCAAAGTATTGGGTCGAAGAATTTGATATAGATGGTTGGCGTTTAGATGTTGCAAATGAGGTGGATCACGCGTTTTGGCGGGAATTCAGACAAGCGGTAAAAAGTGTAAAGCCTGAAGCTTATATTCTCGGGGAAATTTGGCATGACTCTATGCCTTGGCTTCAAGGAGATCAATTTGATGCCGTTATGAACTACCCATTCACAAATGGGGCTATTGATTTTTTTGCGAAAGAAGAAATTAAGGCTTCAGAGTTTATGAGTTCCATTACTAAGGTTCTCCACATGTATCCAGCCAATGTGAATGAGGTTTCATTTAATCTACTTGATAGTCACGACACACCAAGAATTTTGACACTCGCAAATGCGGAACGAAAACGGGTGAAGCTTCTCTATTTGTTCCAGATGTCCTTTGTCGGCACACCTTGTATTTATTATGGTGATGAAATTGGAATGGCTGGCGGACATGATCCCGGCTGCAGAGGGTGCATGGAATGGGATGAACAGAATCAGGACAGGGAAATGTTTCAGTATGTACAAATGCTTATCGATCTCCGTAAAAATAACCCCGTGTTTGGAAATGGCGGTAAGTTCCGGTTTATCTTTTCAGATGATGAGCAGAACTGTATCGCTTATGAAAAATTCAATTCGGAACACAGTCTTATTTTTATAATAAACAATAGTGAAAGTACTAAACTACTGTCCAGTAAACAAGTATTCTCTACCAATTATGAGCAAATAACAGAGTGGACGATAGCCGATGGATCGACACTTAATAAAAAAATGAAGGCTAACTTATCACAAATAGAACTTCAACGATATGAATTTCGGATTTTTGAGCTGAAACAGGCTAATAAATTATAG
- a CDS encoding polysaccharide deacetylase family protein, giving the protein MKKKWVVAGMILTALLFSLYGTYKLMNSRTVQLFGGLTNRVVTDEKVVALTFDDGPTKNVEDILPLLDKYQVKATFFVVGKELENNLDIGKQLVEAGHQIGNHTHSHEPMIFKRYSTIKEEVERTNQAIRATGFKGEIDFRPPYGKKLVTLPYYLNQHQVETIMWDLEPDTYFSSVEDKVNYVNKNVQPGSIILLHPMYDQTRNEWRTIEGILRFLTQKGYKFVTVNELQAMGDE; this is encoded by the coding sequence ATTAAAAAGAAATGGGTTGTAGCTGGGATGATTTTAACAGCCCTCCTATTTTCCCTGTATGGGACTTATAAGCTGATGAATTCAAGGACAGTTCAGTTATTTGGAGGGTTAACAAACAGAGTAGTAACAGATGAGAAAGTGGTGGCTCTAACGTTTGATGATGGCCCCACAAAGAATGTAGAAGACATTCTGCCCCTACTCGACAAATATCAGGTTAAAGCTACCTTTTTTGTAGTAGGAAAAGAATTGGAGAACAACCTTGATATAGGAAAACAACTAGTGGAAGCGGGTCACCAAATTGGAAATCATACCCATTCTCACGAACCCATGATCTTCAAAAGGTACTCCACGATAAAAGAGGAGGTTGAAAGGACTAACCAAGCCATACGGGCAACGGGTTTTAAAGGCGAGATTGATTTTCGTCCCCCGTATGGTAAAAAGCTTGTCACCCTGCCATATTATTTAAATCAACATCAGGTAGAAACGATTATGTGGGATCTTGAGCCGGATACTTATTTCTCTTCAGTGGAGGATAAAGTGAATTACGTAAATAAAAATGTCCAGCCAGGTTCAATTATTCTGCTGCATCCTATGTATGACCAGACCAGGAATGAATGGAGAACGATTGAAGGGATACTGCGTTTTTTGACTCAAAAAGGATATAAATTTGTTACGGTTAATGAATTGCAAGCTATGGGTGACGAATAA
- a CDS encoding GIY-YIG nuclease family protein, with translation MYIDELAVTVQELTGKTINFIGEPVPKNNERKSVLLFSKCFPSQGVYFFFDSDLNLIYIGASCHLKHRIREHFQNKHNNTRWIKDQFAYAGFIECYSNEVFKYENSLINEFNPNGNRSALKSL, from the coding sequence ATGTATATTGATGAACTAGCTGTAACGGTGCAAGAACTAACAGGAAAGACTATAAACTTTATAGGTGAACCAGTGCCAAAAAATAATGAAAGAAAATCCGTACTACTTTTTAGTAAATGTTTTCCGTCTCAGGGTGTTTATTTCTTCTTTGACAGTGATCTAAACCTTATTTATATCGGTGCGTCTTGTCATTTAAAACATAGAATACGGGAACATTTTCAAAATAAGCATAACAACACTAGATGGATTAAAGATCAGTTCGCCTATGCTGGTTTTATCGAGTGTTACAGTAATGAGGTATTCAAGTATGAGAATAGCTTAATAAATGAATTTAACCCTAATGGGAACAGATCAGCCCTAAAATCTTTATAA
- a CDS encoding alpha-amylase family glycosyl hydrolase gives MQSLALTFVFLSTLMFTSIPSEASSDVDYSNDVIYQIVTDRFYDGNPENNPTGDIYSEDCSNLHKYCGGDWQGIIEKINDGYLTDMGITAIWISQPVENVYALHPSGYTSYHGYWARDYKKTNPYFGSLSDFDRLVDTAHANGIKVIMDFTPNHSSPALETDPAYAENGAVYDNGNLLAAYSNDNENFFHHNGGTDFSSYEDSIYRNLYDLADYNLNNEEVDQYLKESIKLWLDRGIDGIRVDAVKHMSQGWQESLMSEIYSHRPVFTFGEWFLGKGEVSQKNHYFANESGMSLLDFRYGQTIREVLKDGSANWYDFNSMIQNTAENYDEVIDQVTFIDNHDMSRFSDEDSSNRSTDIALAVLLTSRGVPTIYYGTEQYLTGSHDPNNRKPMKNFERSTSSYEIISQLAQVRQSNPALGYGDTEERWINSNVYIYERQFGNNIVLTAVNSGNSPQNIINLKTSLPEGTYNDELDQILDGNAISINQHGAVDSFQLSPKSVAVWQFKDPSATPIIGHVGPMTGKAGNTITVSGEGYGSSEGSVQFGSTNADILSWSDTEIKVSVPDVTAGKYPITVTSANDIRSNKYDEFEVLTGKQIAVRFGVNNAFTEPGENVYIVGNVNELGNWDPDNAIGPMFNQVAYNYPTWYYDISVPAGKEIEYKFIKKDSSGNVVWESGSNHTYTTPATGTDTVIVNWQ, from the coding sequence ATGCAATCGCTTGCTCTGACTTTTGTATTCCTCAGCACGCTTATGTTTACGTCCATCCCTTCCGAAGCATCTAGTGATGTCGACTACTCTAATGATGTAATCTATCAAATTGTAACGGATCGATTTTATGATGGTAATCCAGAGAATAATCCTACGGGGGATATTTACAGTGAAGATTGCAGTAATCTTCATAAATATTGCGGTGGTGACTGGCAAGGGATCATTGAAAAAATAAACGATGGTTATTTAACAGATATGGGAATTACAGCTATTTGGATCTCCCAGCCGGTAGAAAACGTCTATGCCTTACACCCAAGTGGCTATACATCTTATCATGGCTACTGGGCAAGGGACTACAAAAAAACAAACCCGTATTTTGGAAGCCTTTCCGATTTTGATCGATTAGTTGATACAGCGCACGCAAATGGAATTAAGGTGATTATGGATTTCACCCCGAACCACTCTTCTCCAGCTCTTGAGACAGACCCTGCTTATGCAGAAAATGGTGCTGTCTATGATAACGGAAATTTATTGGCTGCCTATTCAAACGACAATGAGAATTTTTTTCATCATAATGGCGGAACTGATTTTTCCTCTTATGAAGACAGTATTTATCGAAACTTATACGACTTAGCAGATTATAATTTAAATAATGAAGAAGTCGATCAATATTTAAAAGAATCTATTAAGCTGTGGCTGGACAGAGGTATTGATGGCATTAGAGTAGATGCAGTTAAACACATGTCACAAGGTTGGCAAGAATCGTTGATGAGCGAAATCTACAGCCACCGTCCTGTATTCACTTTCGGTGAATGGTTTTTAGGTAAAGGAGAAGTCTCTCAAAAAAATCATTATTTCGCTAATGAAAGCGGAATGAGCCTGCTTGACTTTCGATATGGGCAAACCATTAGAGAGGTATTAAAAGATGGTTCAGCCAATTGGTATGATTTTAATTCAATGATTCAGAATACAGCAGAAAATTATGATGAGGTTATTGACCAAGTAACGTTTATTGATAACCATGACATGAGTCGTTTTTCTGACGAAGATTCCTCAAACCGATCCACGGATATAGCTTTAGCAGTCTTATTGACATCCCGCGGCGTACCTACCATTTATTATGGAACTGAACAGTACTTGACAGGCAGTCATGATCCTAATAATCGAAAGCCTATGAAGAATTTCGAAAGATCCACAAGTTCCTATGAAATCATCAGCCAATTAGCACAGGTGAGACAATCAAACCCTGCACTTGGCTATGGGGATACCGAAGAACGTTGGATCAATTCTAATGTTTATATTTATGAAAGACAGTTTGGCAATAACATTGTACTAACGGCTGTAAACAGTGGAAATTCCCCTCAAAACATCATTAATTTAAAGACCTCTTTACCCGAGGGTACTTATAATGATGAACTTGACCAGATATTAGACGGCAATGCTATTTCAATAAATCAACATGGTGCTGTTGATTCGTTTCAGTTAAGTCCAAAAAGTGTAGCCGTTTGGCAATTTAAAGATCCCTCTGCCACTCCAATCATTGGACATGTTGGGCCGATGACAGGAAAAGCAGGAAACACAATTACAGTTAGTGGAGAAGGTTATGGCTCATCAGAAGGCAGTGTTCAATTTGGTTCTACAAATGCAGACATCCTATCCTGGTCGGATACAGAAATTAAAGTTAGTGTTCCAGATGTAACCGCAGGAAAGTATCCTATTACTGTGACAAGTGCTAATGATATTCGCAGCAACAAGTACGATGAATTTGAAGTATTAACAGGTAAACAAATAGCCGTAAGATTTGGTGTAAATAATGCTTTTACAGAGCCTGGAGAAAATGTTTATATAGTTGGTAATGTTAACGAGCTAGGCAATTGGGATCCTGATAACGCAATCGGACCAATGTTTAATCAAGTAGCTTATAACTATCCTACTTGGTACTACGATATTAGTGTCCCAGCCGGTAAAGAAATAGAATACAAATTTATTAAAAAAGATAGCTCTGGGAATGTAGTTTGGGAGAGCGGCTCAAACCATACCTATACAACACCTGCAACAGGAACGGATACAGTCATCGTAAATTGGCAATAA
- a CDS encoding GNAT family N-acetyltransferase → MFSSNRINLRKATENDAPIYHKWRNNPVVMENTSPNLDVYTQEETEGFIREITNSIDSKCYMIELKDQDQSIGIVSLINIDYKNRNAECIIDIGEKDYWSKGYGREAMELVLNYSFTEMNLHKVYLRFFSFNHRAMKLYEKLGFVKEGEQKEHIFRNGQWHGVTLMAIFQGDYLKS, encoded by the coding sequence ATGTTCAGTAGTAACAGAATAAACTTAAGGAAAGCAACTGAGAACGATGCGCCCATTTATCATAAATGGAGAAATAATCCGGTGGTAATGGAGAACACGAGTCCAAATTTAGATGTTTACACTCAAGAAGAGACGGAAGGTTTCATAAGGGAGATTACTAATTCCATCGATTCAAAATGTTACATGATTGAACTAAAGGATCAAGATCAATCAATAGGCATTGTCTCTTTAATTAATATCGATTATAAGAATCGAAACGCAGAGTGCATAATTGATATTGGAGAGAAAGATTATTGGAGTAAAGGATATGGCCGGGAAGCTATGGAGCTAGTGTTAAACTATAGCTTTACAGAAATGAATTTACATAAAGTGTATTTGAGATTCTTTTCGTTCAATCATAGAGCGATGAAGTTGTACGAGAAGTTAGGATTCGTGAAGGAAGGGGAGCAAAAAGAACATATATTCAGGAACGGACAGTGGCATGGGGTTACCTTGATGGCTATTTTCCAAGGAGATTATTTGAAAAGCTGA
- a CDS encoding recombinase family protein — MNSTVLINKIKKVAIYIRKSRPDETDEALKNQLAVLIDICIKNGWEYEIFKEYGSSQGINTELTKMLDKVQSFHYDAVVVAEQSRLGRNGLVIEQVKEILTNYGVKLVTPSNTKGLDLSSPEGSLQSDFQTVIDKQEYLNTKRRLIRGKRTSAKKGNWVGGKTPIGYNYDHKTKKLVRNENAPIIERIYNLYLSGNSSTDIERIFDLEGTLTPTGSKWNKARISVVLSNPVYKGTAIYGKTKVSKIEKKPSGSPKQLKAEENDQIIYENAHEPIIPPEKWEMVKDIREGRLTKPPSARIGKVIFTGLIKCSSCGRTHSFQRRKGKELRITSCQTRYYDKDGENYTVCKNKGVRLDLFEQVFFAKFSQFVKKLESYLEVIKQNIKEDNTPNPADEKATLTANIKKIEANIKKVQKGYVAEIYTEDEAQKEIKQLNAHKDYLKQQINKLDTKSKDEKIDELQSTLDKLKSLLEGTSELETKEINHLLTSMIDHIEYKRVGNHKAEIEMKIHYKGQSGEQVS; from the coding sequence TTGAATAGTACCGTGTTAATAAATAAAATCAAAAAAGTAGCTATTTATATCAGGAAGTCAAGACCTGATGAGACAGATGAGGCTTTAAAGAATCAGTTAGCTGTCCTTATAGATATATGTATAAAGAATGGTTGGGAATATGAAATTTTTAAAGAATATGGTTCTTCTCAAGGCATTAACACTGAATTAACCAAGATGTTAGATAAGGTACAGTCATTCCACTATGACGCTGTAGTAGTGGCTGAACAAAGCAGACTTGGGAGAAATGGGCTAGTTATTGAACAAGTTAAAGAAATACTGACCAATTATGGGGTAAAACTTGTTACACCTAGCAACACTAAAGGACTTGACCTGTCGTCTCCTGAGGGTTCATTACAAAGTGACTTTCAGACTGTTATAGATAAACAAGAGTATTTGAATACTAAAAGAAGGCTGATAAGGGGGAAAAGAACCTCAGCCAAAAAAGGTAATTGGGTAGGTGGAAAAACCCCTATAGGTTACAACTATGACCATAAAACTAAAAAGCTAGTACGTAATGAAAATGCACCAATAATCGAAAGAATTTATAATTTATATTTGTCAGGTAACTCATCAACAGATATTGAAAGAATTTTTGACTTAGAAGGAACATTAACCCCTACAGGTTCAAAATGGAATAAGGCGAGAATATCCGTGGTATTGTCGAACCCTGTTTATAAGGGTACTGCTATCTATGGTAAGACGAAGGTTTCTAAAATTGAGAAAAAACCCTCAGGTTCTCCAAAACAGTTAAAGGCTGAGGAAAATGATCAGATCATATATGAAAACGCACATGAACCTATTATCCCTCCTGAGAAATGGGAAATGGTAAAAGATATTAGAGAAGGCAGACTAACTAAGCCTCCTAGTGCAAGAATTGGAAAAGTGATCTTTACAGGCTTAATTAAATGTAGTTCATGTGGAAGAACTCACAGCTTTCAAAGAAGAAAGGGAAAAGAACTAAGGATTACATCCTGTCAAACTAGGTATTATGATAAGGATGGGGAAAATTATACTGTCTGTAAAAATAAAGGCGTTAGGTTAGACTTATTTGAACAGGTTTTCTTTGCAAAGTTCAGTCAGTTTGTAAAGAAATTGGAATCATATTTAGAAGTAATAAAACAAAACATTAAAGAAGATAATACGCCTAACCCTGCTGATGAAAAAGCTACCCTAACAGCAAATATTAAAAAGATTGAGGCTAATATTAAGAAAGTACAGAAAGGTTATGTAGCTGAAATTTATACAGAGGACGAGGCACAGAAAGAGATTAAACAACTAAACGCACATAAGGATTATTTAAAGCAACAAATTAACAAATTGGATACTAAATCTAAAGATGAGAAAATTGACGAATTACAGAGTACATTAGACAAGTTGAAAAGTCTGTTGGAAGGAACGTCTGAATTAGAAACAAAGGAAATAAACCACCTATTAACTTCTATGATTGATCATATAGAGTATAAACGAGTAGGAAACCATAAAGCAGAGATTGAAATGAAAATCCATTACAAAGGACAGTCAGGGGAACAGGTAAGCTAG
- a CDS encoding sugar ABC transporter substrate-binding protein: protein MEGRRSFISFFAFLSLLLLLVACAPDREEVTSEQDTSSDGTAEKPEELTIWANDEEKQLAAIEKIAADYEEQEGIKVNVVPKSMLDQVQELSLAGPEGNGPDLFFQPHDQIGNIVAQGLAEPLDLSEEALSGYTDVAVEAVSYKYDGETAIYGVPAVLETYGIFYNKDIVSDAPETIDDLKTILKEHTNPSKDEYGFLMKPNDLYFAYPFFKNFGGYIFGGETGEFDTTDIGLNNEGSVEGGKLFQSFFGSEKIPPGTTTDVVDGLFTAGKVGAVINGPWSIAGYKEALGDSLGFAPFPKINGETGKTLVGVKSWMVSYYSENKNWAQDLALFMTNEENLQYYFETAGELPTNTNALESIEDPIYNVFAEQVKYGVPMPSTPQMSQVWEPMNNALQFIAEGEDVQAVLDEAVNQIKTKIQSSGASQ, encoded by the coding sequence ATGGAAGGAAGAAGGTCATTTATTTCGTTTTTTGCATTTCTGTCATTACTGTTGTTGTTAGTGGCGTGTGCGCCAGATCGTGAAGAGGTAACAAGTGAGCAGGACACAAGTTCTGATGGGACTGCCGAAAAACCTGAGGAGCTGACAATTTGGGCAAACGATGAGGAGAAACAATTGGCAGCTATTGAAAAGATTGCGGCAGATTACGAAGAGCAGGAAGGAATTAAAGTAAATGTCGTACCAAAATCAATGCTGGATCAAGTACAGGAATTATCACTTGCTGGTCCAGAGGGAAATGGCCCTGATTTGTTCTTTCAGCCTCATGACCAAATTGGAAATATAGTAGCGCAGGGGCTTGCAGAACCTCTTGATTTATCAGAGGAAGCGTTGAGCGGATACACTGATGTGGCGGTTGAGGCTGTCAGTTATAAGTATGACGGTGAAACCGCTATTTATGGGGTTCCGGCTGTTCTTGAAACGTACGGTATTTTTTACAATAAAGACATTGTATCGGATGCACCTGAAACGATTGATGATTTAAAAACCATTCTTAAAGAGCATACCAATCCATCAAAAGACGAATATGGATTCTTAATGAAACCTAATGATTTATATTTTGCTTATCCTTTCTTTAAAAACTTTGGCGGTTATATATTTGGCGGCGAAACGGGTGAGTTTGATACGACAGACATTGGTTTAAACAATGAGGGGTCTGTAGAAGGCGGTAAACTGTTCCAGTCCTTTTTCGGTTCAGAAAAAATTCCACCAGGAACAACGACAGATGTTGTAGATGGTCTTTTCACGGCTGGAAAAGTAGGTGCAGTGATTAATGGGCCATGGAGTATCGCAGGATATAAAGAAGCTTTGGGTGACAGTCTTGGCTTTGCACCATTTCCAAAAATAAATGGGGAAACTGGTAAGACATTGGTAGGAGTGAAATCATGGATGGTTTCTTATTACTCTGAGAATAAAAATTGGGCTCAAGATCTGGCTCTATTTATGACAAACGAAGAAAATCTCCAATATTATTTTGAAACAGCTGGTGAATTGCCAACCAATACCAATGCTCTTGAATCGATTGAGGATCCAATCTATAACGTATTTGCGGAACAAGTGAAATACGGCGTACCTATGCCTAGTACACCGCAAATGTCTCAAGTGTGGGAACCGATGAATAATGCATTGCAGTTCATAGCTGAAGGAGAAGATGTACAAGCTGTTTTGGACGAAGCTGTGAATCAGATTAAAACAAAAATACAATCTAGCGGGGCAAGTCAATAA